In Candidatus Reconcilbacillus cellulovorans, a single genomic region encodes these proteins:
- a CDS encoding histidine kinase, whose translation MKRIRFDNLPIRYKLITLFLLIGIVPSLGLALLVDWTVHRVVERQANDYAMQVIGKVSQSFEFYMNNIQNLTYLIAFNPTVRRFLADERPQREPVSADYYEMRRFLQEFASLYPEVAGILVADARGNYVSNDMYARTPRPLTEESWFRAAVAAGGIFQILGRPSERNVTTLVPYTDRERISAVRAVIDPDTQQTLGVILVDMKLRVVSETARTVRLGKSGFLTVIDERGEIVYAPAQTPFDRLPRDWFGPANSGVVTRQAAGQEWLLIYRTSPFTGWTTVGVFPKREPVEGAREIRFSVVTFVFLVCLLGLTASIYLSRSMSRPIDQLMSFMRQVESGNLSIRYRGTRTDEIGMLGRSFNLMLAQINRLLELTEIQERKKREAELRSLQAHIKPHFLYNTLDTIHWMARSRGADDIAALVGSLARLFRIGLSGGSDIIPLAEEFEHVRHYLNIQQIRYRNKLDYRLAMSDDVRDAKTLKLILQPIVENAIYHGIRERRGPGFIDVTAEAQDGCLMLRVRDDGKGMSPDRLAAVRSKLENPLPRDDAAAADDRRPREGGYGLANVQARIRLTFGQAYGIAVDSEEGVGTTVVVRLPLLFGEKGGPPA comes from the coding sequence ATGAAACGCATCCGGTTCGACAACCTGCCGATCCGCTACAAACTGATTACGCTTTTTCTGCTGATCGGGATCGTACCCTCGCTCGGGCTTGCCCTTCTCGTCGATTGGACGGTCCACCGCGTCGTCGAACGCCAGGCGAACGACTACGCGATGCAGGTGATCGGAAAGGTCAGCCAATCCTTCGAATTTTATATGAACAATATACAAAATTTAACATATTTGATCGCATTCAATCCCACCGTTCGCCGCTTCCTCGCCGACGAACGACCGCAGCGAGAGCCGGTTTCGGCCGACTATTACGAGATGCGGCGGTTTCTGCAGGAATTCGCTTCCTTATATCCGGAGGTCGCCGGCATCCTCGTCGCCGACGCCAGAGGCAACTACGTCAGCAACGACATGTACGCGCGAACCCCGCGCCCGTTAACGGAAGAAAGCTGGTTCCGGGCGGCCGTCGCAGCGGGAGGAATTTTCCAAATCCTTGGCCGGCCTTCCGAACGGAACGTCACCACGCTTGTTCCGTACACCGACCGCGAACGCATCTCCGCCGTCCGCGCCGTCATCGATCCGGACACGCAGCAGACGCTCGGCGTTATCCTCGTCGACATGAAACTGCGCGTCGTCTCGGAAACCGCGCGCACCGTCCGGCTCGGCAAATCGGGCTTTCTTACCGTCATCGACGAACGCGGAGAAATCGTCTACGCACCCGCGCAAACGCCGTTCGACCGGCTTCCGCGCGACTGGTTCGGTCCCGCAAACAGCGGCGTCGTCACCCGGCAAGCGGCAGGACAAGAATGGCTGCTCATCTACCGAACGTCCCCGTTTACCGGCTGGACGACGGTCGGCGTCTTTCCGAAACGCGAACCGGTCGAAGGAGCGCGGGAAATCCGCTTTTCCGTGGTCACGTTCGTCTTCCTCGTCTGCCTGCTCGGGCTGACCGCCTCGATTTATTTGTCCAGGTCGATGTCCCGGCCGATCGACCAGTTGATGTCGTTCATGCGCCAGGTCGAATCCGGCAACCTGTCCATTCGCTACCGCGGCACGCGCACCGACGAAATCGGCATGCTCGGCCGCAGTTTTAATCTCATGCTGGCGCAAATCAACCGGCTGCTCGAACTGACCGAAATCCAGGAGCGAAAAAAACGCGAAGCCGAACTGCGCAGCCTGCAGGCGCACATCAAGCCGCATTTTCTGTACAACACGCTCGACACCATCCATTGGATGGCCCGAAGCCGCGGCGCCGACGATATCGCCGCACTTGTCGGATCGCTCGCGCGACTGTTCCGGATCGGCTTAAGCGGTGGCAGCGACATCATCCCGCTGGCCGAAGAATTCGAACACGTCCGCCACTATCTGAACATCCAGCAAATCCGTTACCGCAACAAGCTGGACTATCGACTTGCGATGAGCGACGACGTGCGCGACGCGAAAACGCTGAAACTGATTCTGCAGCCGATCGTCGAAAACGCGATCTACCACGGCATCCGCGAACGCCGCGGTCCCGGTTTCATCGACGTGACGGCGGAGGCACAGGACGGCTGCCTGATGCTGCGCGTCCGCGACGACGGCAAGGGCATGTCGCCCGACCGGCTCGCCGCCGTCCGGAGCAAACTGGAAAACCCGCTGCCGCGAGACGACGCTGCGGCCGCCGACGATCGCCGTCCCCGGGAAGGCGGTTACGGCCTCGCCAACGTCCAGGCGCGCATCCGGCTGACGTTCGGACAGGCTTACGGCATCGCCGTCGACAGCGAAGAAGGTGTCGGAACGACCGTCGTCGTCCGTCTGCCGCTCTTGTTCGGAGAAAAAGGGGGACCGCCCGCATGA
- a CDS encoding ABC transporter permease encodes MNGLLEWGRQHVRQYGMIVALVAIAAFFQIVTDGLLLKPLNVTNLILQNSYILILAIGMMLVIITGHIDLSVGSVAAFVGAVSAILMVHHGVPAWLAFAACLALGALIGAWQGFWVAYVGIPSFIVTLAGMLLFRGLTMIALGGQSIAPFPKTFQRISSGFLPDWFGGGSIHLLTIAVGVALSLALAVVEWRRRLKQLAYGLEAAPLSRIAAKWIVLAAAVNAFAYVLALYHGIPNILVVLAVLIAAYSFVTGRTVAGRHIYAVGGNEKAARLSGINTRRVSFWVFVNMGVLAALSGLVFAARLNAATPKAGVNFELDAIAACFIGGASASGGIGTVWGAIVGGLVMGVMNNGMSLIGLGIDWQQGIKGLVLLLAVAFDVYNKRKAV; translated from the coding sequence ATGAACGGCTTGCTTGAATGGGGGCGCCAGCATGTCCGCCAGTACGGCATGATCGTCGCGCTGGTGGCGATCGCGGCCTTCTTCCAGATCGTGACCGACGGTCTATTGCTGAAACCGCTCAACGTAACGAACCTGATCCTGCAAAACAGCTATATTTTGATTCTGGCGATCGGCATGATGCTCGTCATCATCACCGGGCACATCGACCTGTCGGTGGGTTCGGTGGCGGCGTTCGTCGGCGCGGTTTCCGCGATTTTGATGGTGCATCACGGCGTGCCCGCGTGGCTGGCCTTTGCCGCGTGTCTGGCGCTCGGCGCGCTGATCGGCGCCTGGCAAGGGTTTTGGGTCGCCTACGTCGGCATACCGTCGTTTATCGTCACGCTCGCAGGGATGCTGCTGTTTCGCGGGCTAACGATGATCGCGCTAGGCGGCCAGTCGATCGCGCCGTTTCCGAAAACGTTCCAGCGCATCAGCTCCGGTTTTCTTCCCGACTGGTTCGGAGGCGGCTCGATCCATCTTCTAACGATCGCCGTCGGCGTCGCGCTGTCGCTCGCGCTTGCCGTCGTCGAATGGCGGCGCAGGTTGAAGCAGCTCGCATACGGGCTTGAAGCCGCCCCGCTGTCGCGGATCGCCGCCAAATGGATCGTGCTCGCCGCCGCGGTCAACGCGTTCGCCTACGTGCTCGCGCTCTATCACGGCATTCCGAACATTCTCGTCGTGCTCGCCGTGTTGATCGCCGCCTATTCGTTCGTCACCGGCCGAACCGTCGCCGGACGGCACATTTACGCCGTGGGCGGCAACGAGAAAGCTGCGCGGCTGTCCGGCATCAACACGCGGCGCGTCTCATTCTGGGTGTTCGTCAACATGGGCGTGCTGGCCGCGTTATCCGGCCTCGTGTTCGCCGCACGGCTGAACGCTGCCACGCCGAAAGCCGGCGTCAATTTCGAGCTGGATGCAATCGCCGCCTGCTTCATCGGCGGCGCTTCGGCCTCCGGCGGCATCGGCACCGTCTGGGGCGCCATCGTTGGCGGTCTCGTCATGGGCGTCATGAACAACGGCATGTCGCTCATCGGCCTCGGCATCGACTGGCAACAGGGCATCAAGGGTCTCGTTCTGCTGCTTGCCGTCGCGTTCGACGTCTACAACAAACGGAAAGCGGTGTAA
- a CDS encoding sugar ABC transporter substrate-binding protein has protein sequence MLRKTMLPLLSAVLAVSLAACGNNNPASESGSAGSSPAASSGSSGSSKGLIGISMPTKSSERWISDGQNMVKELKALGYDTDLQYAEDVVENQLSQIENMITKGAKLLIIAPIDGESLTDVLQKAKDKNIAVIAYDRLIRKTPNVDYYATFDNFKVGVLQGSYIVDKLGLKDGKGPFNIELFAGSPDDNNTYFFFDGAMSVLKPYIDSGKLVVRSKQTKVEQVATLRWDGATAQARMDNLLSAFYSTERLHAVLSPYDGISIGVLSSLKGVGYGKPDKPFPIITGQDAELASVKSIIAGEQTQTVFKDTRELAKKAAQMADSLLQGKTVDVNDTKTYNNGVKVVPAYLLEPVSVDITNYEQVLIGSGYYTKDQLGK, from the coding sequence ATGCTCCGCAAAACGATGCTGCCGCTGCTTTCGGCCGTGCTCGCCGTATCGCTGGCTGCCTGCGGCAACAACAATCCCGCTTCGGAAAGCGGCTCCGCCGGCTCGTCGCCGGCCGCCTCGTCCGGTTCGTCCGGCTCGTCCAAAGGCCTGATTGGCATCTCCATGCCGACGAAGTCGTCCGAACGCTGGATCAGCGACGGCCAGAACATGGTCAAGGAACTGAAGGCGCTCGGCTACGACACCGACCTGCAGTACGCGGAAGACGTCGTCGAAAACCAGTTGTCCCAGATCGAAAACATGATCACCAAAGGCGCCAAACTGCTCATCATCGCGCCGATCGACGGAGAGTCGCTGACCGACGTGCTGCAAAAGGCGAAGGACAAAAACATCGCCGTCATCGCCTACGATCGGCTCATCCGGAAAACGCCCAACGTCGACTATTACGCGACGTTCGACAACTTCAAGGTCGGCGTCCTGCAAGGCTCCTACATCGTCGACAAGCTCGGCCTGAAAGACGGCAAGGGACCGTTCAACATCGAACTGTTCGCCGGCTCGCCCGACGACAACAACACGTACTTCTTCTTCGACGGCGCGATGTCCGTGCTGAAGCCCTACATCGACTCCGGCAAGCTCGTCGTCCGCAGCAAACAGACAAAAGTCGAACAGGTCGCCACCCTGCGGTGGGACGGCGCGACCGCCCAGGCGCGCATGGACAACCTGCTTAGCGCCTTTTATTCGACTGAACGGCTGCACGCGGTTCTGTCCCCGTACGACGGCATCAGCATCGGCGTCCTGTCGTCGCTTAAGGGCGTCGGCTACGGCAAACCCGACAAGCCGTTCCCAATCATCACCGGCCAGGACGCGGAACTGGCGTCCGTTAAATCGATCATTGCCGGCGAACAGACGCAGACCGTGTTCAAGGACACGCGAGAACTGGCCAAAAAGGCTGCCCAGATGGCCGACAGCCTGCTGCAAGGCAAAACCGTCGACGTCAACGATACGAAAACGTACAACAACGGCGTGAAAGTCGTGCCCGCCTACCTGCTCGAACCGGTGTCCGTCGACATCACCAATTATGAGCAAGTTCTGATCGGCAGCGGTTATTACACGAAAGATCAGCTCGGCAAATAA
- a CDS encoding ferredoxin, translated as MPKFTKVDKETCIACGACGAAAPDIFGYDDEGLAENILPKDGNRGVVEVPEELYDDLEDARSGCPTGSILVADKPLE; from the coding sequence GTGCCGAAGTTTACGAAGGTCGACAAGGAGACGTGCATCGCCTGCGGGGCGTGCGGAGCGGCCGCTCCCGACATTTTCGGCTACGACGACGAGGGGTTGGCCGAAAATATTTTGCCGAAAGACGGCAACCGCGGCGTTGTCGAGGTGCCGGAGGAGCTGTACGACGATCTGGAAGACGCGCGGTCGGGATGCCCGACGGGGTCGATCCTGGTGGCCGACAAGCCATTGGAATGA
- a CDS encoding ABC transporter ATP-binding protein, whose protein sequence is MSDYILEMIGITKTFPGVRALDDVTLRVREGEIHALCGENGAGKSTLMNVLSGVYPYGTYEGEIRFRGRPCQFRNIRQSEEMGIVIIHQELALVPDLSIAENLFLGHERARRGIIDWNETIAQARQWMQTVGLDESPLAPVSSLGVGKQQLVEIAKALSKRVQLLILDEPTAALNEEDSDNLLNLIVELKRRGISSIIISHKLQEVLRVADAITVLRDGKTVETFDVRREPVTEERIIRAMVGRDLTQRFPERKPNIGDVLFEIRGWTVRHPSRPGRNAIDGVDLYIRRGEIVGIAGLMGAGRTELALSIFGRQYGHVVAGRLYKNGREIRIADVRSAIAHGLAYVTEDRKQYGLVLIDDIRRNVSLAALRKVASRGVIREYQEISVARQFRERLNIKAPNVFQKTGNLSGGNQQKVVLSKWIFADPDVLILDEPTRGIDVGAKYEIYTIIHRLADEGKGILLISSELPEILGLCDRIYVMSEGRITGEFARGEADQERLMKHMTQGRQRRDERLA, encoded by the coding sequence ATGTCCGACTACATTTTGGAAATGATCGGCATCACGAAAACGTTTCCCGGCGTACGCGCGCTTGACGACGTCACCTTGCGCGTGCGGGAAGGCGAAATCCACGCGCTCTGCGGCGAAAACGGCGCCGGCAAGTCGACGCTGATGAACGTTTTAAGCGGCGTTTATCCTTACGGCACATACGAAGGCGAAATCCGTTTCCGCGGACGCCCTTGCCAGTTCCGCAACATCCGGCAGAGCGAAGAGATGGGAATCGTCATCATCCACCAGGAGCTGGCGCTCGTGCCTGATCTGTCGATCGCGGAAAACTTGTTTCTCGGCCATGAACGCGCGCGCCGCGGCATCATCGACTGGAACGAAACGATCGCCCAAGCCCGGCAATGGATGCAGACGGTCGGGCTGGACGAATCGCCGCTTGCGCCGGTATCGTCGCTCGGCGTCGGCAAACAGCAACTGGTCGAAATCGCGAAGGCGCTGTCGAAACGAGTGCAACTGCTCATTCTCGACGAACCGACCGCCGCGCTCAACGAAGAAGACAGCGACAACCTGCTCAACCTGATCGTCGAACTCAAACGGCGCGGCATTTCGTCGATCATCATCTCGCACAAGCTGCAAGAGGTGTTGCGCGTCGCCGACGCGATCACCGTCCTGCGCGACGGCAAGACCGTCGAAACGTTCGATGTTCGTCGGGAACCCGTTACCGAAGAGCGGATCATCCGCGCCATGGTCGGCCGCGACTTGACGCAACGGTTCCCCGAGCGCAAACCCAATATCGGCGACGTTCTGTTCGAAATACGCGGCTGGACGGTCCGGCACCCGTCGCGTCCTGGCCGCAACGCGATCGACGGCGTCGACCTGTACATCCGCCGCGGCGAGATCGTCGGCATCGCCGGCCTGATGGGCGCCGGACGAACCGAACTGGCGCTCAGCATTTTCGGCCGCCAGTACGGCCACGTCGTCGCCGGGCGTCTTTACAAGAACGGTCGGGAAATCCGCATCGCCGACGTCCGCTCGGCGATCGCCCACGGCCTGGCATATGTGACGGAAGACCGCAAGCAGTACGGGCTCGTCCTGATCGACGACATCCGGCGCAACGTGTCGCTCGCCGCTCTGCGCAAAGTCGCTTCCCGCGGCGTCATTCGGGAATATCAAGAAATTTCGGTCGCCCGACAATTTCGCGAACGGCTCAACATTAAAGCGCCGAACGTTTTTCAGAAAACAGGAAATTTGAGTGGGGGAAACCAGCAAAAGGTCGTGCTCAGCAAATGGATCTTCGCCGATCCGGACGTCCTGATTTTGGACGAACCGACGCGCGGCATCGACGTCGGCGCCAAATACGAGATTTACACAATCATTCACCGTCTCGCGGATGAAGGCAAAGGAATTTTGCTGATTTCGTCGGAGTTACCGGAAATTCTCGGCCTGTGCGACCGCATTTACGTCATGAGCGAAGGGCGGATCACCGGCGAATTCGCTCGCGGGGAAGCAGATCAGGAACGGTTGATGAAACACATGACGCAAGGGAGGCAGCGGCGCGATGAACGGCTTGCTTGA
- a CDS encoding DNA-binding response regulator encodes MNRPTFNVLIADDEPIIREGIRNAVNWEALGLRLAAEAEDGEEALEAAVRHDVRIALVDINMPIVDGLELIRRLRKRLPECRAVIITGHDEFAYAQEAIRLGVEDYILKPADPEELNRLLGRIRDELETSMRERAYLDMASRQIEKHMPLLRERFCREWAEGALSAEEIRERLRFLQLPETPPAWVLLVRWTEPPDDGRGMRESDRQLYAFAVENIASEWLAPYPHVLFRDAAERTIGVVWDERADGVFPSIETSIRDLLRLDVRLYAEPCASRDGLTAVAEAYRRCRQAAYREATLSPLVRRARQYMMDHYHECDLTLEKMAENLKTSPSYLGRLIKQELGVTFVAYLTRLRVRKAAQLLHATDLPIHEIASRVGYETQHYFSTAFKKATGVSPLRYRKGAAPAEPDEPS; translated from the coding sequence ATGAACCGCCCCACGTTCAACGTACTGATCGCCGACGACGAACCGATCATTCGTGAAGGAATCCGCAATGCCGTGAATTGGGAAGCGCTCGGATTAAGGCTCGCCGCCGAAGCCGAAGATGGCGAGGAAGCGCTCGAAGCCGCCGTCCGCCATGATGTCCGCATCGCGCTTGTCGACATCAACATGCCGATCGTCGACGGCCTCGAGCTGATCCGACGGCTGCGCAAACGGCTGCCGGAATGCCGCGCGGTCATCATCACCGGCCACGACGAATTCGCCTACGCCCAGGAAGCGATCCGGCTCGGTGTCGAAGACTACATCCTGAAACCGGCCGATCCGGAAGAACTGAACCGGCTGCTCGGACGCATCCGCGACGAACTGGAAACGTCGATGCGCGAACGCGCCTACCTGGACATGGCATCCCGCCAAATCGAAAAACATATGCCGCTGCTTCGCGAACGATTCTGCCGAGAATGGGCCGAAGGCGCGCTGTCCGCAGAAGAAATCCGCGAACGGCTCCGGTTTTTGCAGCTGCCCGAAACACCGCCGGCCTGGGTCTTGCTCGTGCGCTGGACGGAACCGCCCGACGACGGCCGGGGCATGCGGGAAAGCGACCGGCAGCTTTACGCGTTCGCCGTCGAAAACATCGCGTCCGAATGGCTGGCGCCTTACCCGCACGTCTTGTTCCGCGACGCCGCGGAGCGGACGATCGGCGTCGTCTGGGACGAGCGGGCCGACGGCGTTTTTCCCAGTATAGAAACGTCGATCCGCGACTTGCTCCGGCTGGACGTCCGCCTGTACGCCGAACCGTGCGCCTCTCGCGACGGCTTGACGGCGGTCGCCGAGGCCTACCGGCGGTGCCGGCAGGCCGCATATCGGGAAGCAACGTTGTCGCCGCTCGTCCGGCGCGCACGCCAGTACATGATGGACCATTATCACGAGTGCGATCTCACCTTGGAAAAAATGGCTGAAAATTTAAAGACGTCGCCCTCTTACCTCGGTCGGCTGATCAAACAGGAGCTCGGCGTCACGTTCGTCGCATACCTGACGCGTCTGCGCGTCCGCAAGGCGGCGCAGCTTCTGCATGCCACCGACCTGCCGATCCACGAGATCGCCTCGCGCGTCGGCTACGAAACCCAGCATTATTTCAGCACCGCCTTCAAAAAGGCCACAGGCGTCTCGCCCCTACGCTACCGAAAAGGCGCCGCCCCCGCGGAACCCGACGAACCGTCGTAA